A region from the Anaerohalosphaeraceae bacterium genome encodes:
- a CDS encoding glycosyltransferase family 4 protein has protein sequence MTAQSPIQIAALTGGLETASTRFRVRQYIQPLSRFGITVTEYIPRWGESCGLPSPFKMAARIPALFQSRRADLIWLSRELVQGYATFERLLKRPRILDVDDAIWLRPPLGRLGQPWVARGMDAVIAGNDYLADYYSRYCRSIFVVPTGIDTRRFTPKPASDESPEPFVIGWTGLRSNYKYLRPIEPILRRFLDAHPDSRLMLISNAPWKSDLIAPERIDFHFWNPVDESRLLHRMTVGLMPLPDDPWTRGKCSFKMLQYMAAGLPAVVSPVGMNRQVLEKGDVGLAPQTPDEWYDALEVLYQNPSLRQAMGRAGRRVVEQFFSTEILTERLAEIFRLVLGSGKTPPHH, from the coding sequence ATGACCGCTCAATCCCCCATCCAAATCGCTGCCCTGACCGGCGGACTGGAAACCGCCTCCACCCGCTTTCGCGTCCGCCAGTACATCCAGCCCCTGAGCCGATTCGGCATCACCGTCACGGAATACATCCCCCGCTGGGGAGAAAGCTGCGGCCTGCCCAGTCCATTTAAGATGGCCGCCCGAATCCCCGCCCTGTTCCAATCCCGCCGGGCCGACCTCATCTGGCTCAGCCGGGAGCTGGTGCAGGGCTATGCCACCTTTGAGCGGCTTCTGAAGCGTCCCCGCATTCTCGATGTGGACGATGCGATTTGGCTTCGCCCGCCGCTGGGCCGCCTCGGTCAGCCCTGGGTCGCCCGCGGGATGGATGCCGTCATTGCCGGCAACGATTACCTGGCCGACTACTACAGCCGCTACTGCCGAAGCATTTTCGTTGTTCCGACCGGAATCGACACCCGGCGGTTTACACCGAAGCCGGCTTCCGACGAATCCCCCGAGCCGTTTGTCATCGGCTGGACGGGTCTGCGCTCCAACTACAAATACCTGCGCCCCATTGAGCCGATTCTCCGGCGATTTCTGGATGCACACCCGGACAGCCGCCTGATGCTGATTTCCAATGCACCCTGGAAATCCGACCTGATTGCACCCGAACGGATTGACTTTCATTTCTGGAACCCCGTGGACGAAAGCCGCCTGCTTCACCGCATGACGGTCGGCCTGATGCCCCTTCCGGATGACCCCTGGACGCGAGGCAAATGCAGTTTCAAAATGCTTCAGTACATGGCGGCGGGTCTGCCCGCCGTGGTCTCTCCCGTCGGAATGAACCGCCAGGTCCTCGAAAAAGGGGATGTCGGCTTGGCCCCCCAAACCCCGGACGAATGGTACGACGCCCTCGAAGTCCTCTATCAGAATCCCTCCCTTCGGCAGGCCATGGGCCGGGCCGGTCGACGGGTTGTGGAACAATTCTTCTCCACTGAAATTCTCACCGAACGTCTGGCGGAAATCTTCCGTCTTGTCCTCGGAAGCGGCAAAACTCCGCCGCATCATTGA
- a CDS encoding glycosyltransferase family 2 protein — protein MKPVDVVIPLYNKEGTILRAVRSVQQQTYPHWRLIVIDDGSTDEGPQRVLQLNDSRILLIHQANQGPGAARNRGIEAAQAPYIAFLDADDQWYPDYLQNGIAALENQPAASFAGTMYEEWPRRIEMTGYWLRRGVKPGLYQLTGREPAPLAEALMMFFHVGTTILRTDIARKYGGFYTENKCTFGEDTVFLARLVFNEPFLILPSVSVRHNRQDSALSNDISRAVAPILWNPSLLLDWCPPEKKKLAEDVLCYLALRTAHHQARNGFRKTAADLLERFPNARQFKGLYQLCRVQIAFSPLLKYWVLFKRFGGLYIRPPIQRFWRKLTGKPIRDPEQTREPL, from the coding sequence ATGAAGCCGGTGGATGTGGTCATTCCGCTTTACAACAAGGAAGGAACGATTCTTCGGGCCGTCCGCTCCGTCCAGCAGCAGACCTATCCGCACTGGCGGCTGATTGTCATTGACGACGGCTCGACCGACGAAGGACCTCAGCGGGTTCTGCAGCTGAACGATTCCCGAATCCTTCTGATTCACCAGGCCAATCAGGGCCCCGGCGCCGCCCGCAATCGGGGCATTGAAGCGGCTCAGGCCCCGTACATCGCTTTTCTGGACGCCGACGACCAGTGGTACCCCGACTATCTGCAAAACGGAATTGCAGCCCTCGAAAACCAGCCGGCGGCCTCTTTTGCAGGCACGATGTACGAAGAATGGCCGCGGCGGATTGAAATGACCGGTTACTGGCTCCGCCGAGGCGTCAAACCCGGACTCTATCAGCTCACCGGCCGTGAGCCCGCCCCGCTGGCCGAGGCCCTGATGATGTTTTTCCACGTGGGCACCACCATTCTTCGCACCGACATCGCCCGCAAGTACGGCGGCTTCTACACGGAAAACAAATGCACCTTCGGCGAAGATACCGTCTTTCTTGCCCGGCTGGTTTTTAATGAACCCTTCCTGATTCTTCCCTCCGTCTCCGTACGGCACAACCGGCAGGACAGCGCCCTGTCCAATGATATATCTCGGGCCGTCGCCCCGATTCTTTGGAATCCCTCCCTGCTGCTGGACTGGTGCCCTCCGGAGAAAAAGAAGCTGGCGGAGGATGTGCTTTGTTATCTGGCGCTGCGCACCGCCCATCATCAGGCCCGAAACGGATTTCGAAAAACCGCCGCAGACCTGCTGGAGCGCTTCCCGAATGCCCGGCAGTTCAAGGGCCTCTATCAGCTCTGCCGAGTCCAGATTGCCTTCAGCCCGCTGCTGAAATACTGGGTGCTTTTCAAGCGGTTCGGCGGATTGTATATTCGACCGCCGATTCAGCGCTTCTGGCGGAAGCTGACGGGAAAACCGATTCGAGACCCGGAACAAACCCGGGAGCCCTTATGA
- a CDS encoding glycosyltransferase family A protein, whose protein sequence is MNISVIIPAYNNEQHLSRAIHSVLAQSRPADEIIVVDDGSTDRTAEVAAAFGDKIRCIRQDNRGPGAARNAGIQAASGEWIAFLDADDEWLPDKLALQTEQLQKHPQLQWTCGNYIECLCQDGRRAPALPEQRILAVLNGGQISPDYLKTYPKDLTGHTDTMLIRRSVLQEAGGFSDLRRFEDLDLWLRIAYRHPQIGYTARPLAIHHLEAGRHTSVIYPAADAARLLIQRHLETAARMNRLDAFRPLAVFLLRRWMRGMLFEPANASQIRTLLKDFSDLLPIGVRLQYTLLTVFPSLTAVGCRSLSFVVRKMGLRRRVVRKPPPLSG, encoded by the coding sequence ATGAATATCAGTGTCATCATTCCGGCTTACAACAATGAGCAGCATTTGAGCCGAGCGATTCACAGTGTGCTGGCTCAGAGCCGTCCGGCCGATGAAATCATTGTGGTGGATGACGGCTCAACCGACCGAACGGCAGAGGTGGCCGCTGCCTTCGGAGACAAAATCCGCTGTATCCGTCAGGACAATCGAGGCCCCGGTGCGGCACGCAATGCCGGCATTCAGGCGGCATCGGGCGAATGGATTGCCTTTCTGGACGCTGATGACGAATGGCTGCCGGATAAACTGGCCCTGCAGACCGAACAGCTGCAAAAGCATCCCCAGCTGCAATGGACCTGCGGCAACTACATCGAATGCCTTTGTCAGGACGGACGCCGGGCCCCCGCCCTCCCGGAACAGCGGATTCTTGCCGTCCTAAACGGCGGACAAATCAGCCCCGATTATCTGAAAACCTACCCCAAAGACCTCACCGGCCACACAGATACGATGCTCATTCGCCGGTCGGTTCTTCAGGAGGCGGGCGGCTTTTCGGATCTGCGGCGGTTTGAAGACCTCGACCTGTGGCTCCGCATCGCCTACAGACATCCGCAAATCGGCTATACGGCTCGTCCGCTGGCCATTCACCACCTCGAAGCGGGCCGGCATACGTCCGTCATCTATCCCGCCGCAGATGCAGCCCGGCTCCTGATTCAGCGGCATCTGGAAACGGCCGCCCGGATGAATCGGCTGGATGCCTTTCGTCCGCTGGCAGTTTTTCTCCTCCGCAGGTGGATGCGGGGAATGCTGTTTGAGCCGGCAAACGCCTCTCAGATTCGGACCCTGCTGAAGGATTTTTCCGACCTGCTGCCAATCGGCGTCCGCCTGCAATATACCCTGCTGACCGTCTTTCCTTCTCTGACCGCCGTCGGCTGCCGCAGTCTTTCCTTTGTTGTCCGCAAGATGGGACTTCGCCGACGGGTTGTCCGCAAACCGCCGCCTCTATCCGGATAA
- a CDS encoding glycosyltransferase family 2 protein codes for MVERNASPEPNQPSEQTAARSVPAPVGGISVIIPAYNAETVIRRAIDSVLAQTLPPCEIIVVDDGSADGTRQAVQSYGGRIRYIRQDNQGASAARNAGIQAASGEWIAFLDADDEWLPDRLALQVRLLQHYPFLNWVTGNFYRCRCRRGHRQTPDLPRSRQEALLNVLNGRPFFDSYFSAHQHSAMGCTDTMLIRRDLLQKAGLFLVGQKRINDVDLWLRIAYLRQPLGYVFEPLAVYHLDTEGSILKAHRQPDHIDLFLRRHFELAEQAGMLEAFRPCAAAMLGWWLGQRLREGDGKQVRFLLNKYRSLFSASSYRKLYLSSFCPRTAALYNHWKESWKKRRENQAE; via the coding sequence ATGGTCGAACGAAACGCCAGCCCGGAGCCGAACCAGCCGTCGGAGCAGACAGCCGCTCGGAGCGTTCCGGCCCCTGTCGGCGGCATCAGCGTCATCATTCCGGCTTACAATGCCGAAACAGTGATTCGGCGGGCGATTGACAGCGTTTTGGCTCAAACCCTCCCGCCCTGCGAGATTATCGTCGTGGATGACGGCTCCGCCGACGGCACCCGTCAAGCCGTTCAATCCTACGGCGGCCGCATCCGGTATATCCGTCAGGACAATCAGGGCGCCAGCGCCGCCCGCAATGCGGGAATTCAGGCGGCTTCAGGCGAATGGATTGCCTTCCTCGATGCCGATGATGAATGGCTGCCCGACCGACTGGCCCTTCAGGTCCGGCTGCTTCAGCACTATCCTTTTCTCAACTGGGTCACGGGCAATTTCTACCGCTGCCGATGCCGGCGCGGACATCGCCAAACACCCGATTTGCCGCGGTCTCGTCAAGAGGCCCTGTTGAATGTCCTGAACGGTCGGCCCTTTTTCGACAGCTACTTTTCCGCTCATCAGCACAGCGCCATGGGCTGCACGGACACCATGCTGATTCGGCGGGACCTTTTGCAGAAGGCCGGGCTGTTTCTGGTCGGCCAAAAACGAATTAACGATGTGGACCTGTGGCTGCGGATTGCCTATCTCCGCCAGCCGCTCGGATATGTCTTCGAACCGCTGGCGGTCTATCATCTGGACACAGAAGGAAGCATCCTGAAGGCCCATCGTCAGCCGGACCATATAGACCTCTTTCTCCGGCGGCATTTTGAACTGGCCGAGCAGGCCGGAATGCTTGAAGCGTTTCGCCCCTGTGCGGCGGCCATGCTCGGCTGGTGGTTGGGACAGCGCCTCCGGGAAGGCGACGGAAAGCAGGTCCGGTTCCTCCTGAACAAATATCGGAGTCTCTTTTCCGCTTCTTCTTACCGCAAACTGTACCTCTCCTCCTTTTGCCCACGGACGGCGGCGCTGTATAATCACTGGAAGGAATCTTGGAAAAAACGTCGGGAGAATCAGGCCGAATGA